The nucleotide window NNNNNNNNNNNNNNNNNNNNNNNNNNNNNNNNNNNNNNNNNNNNNNNNNNNNNNNNNNNNNNNNNNNNNNNcccttgctaccaagttgtcttcctctcggacgccctttcagtccttcaggccctagagaacgacaaactcccacagctggccaaagcattacagatggtcagacaaaccagaagagttgtcctccagtggataccagcacactgtgggataccaggaaatgaaagggcagatgagctggcaaaagaaggagccgtggaagaccaacctgaaaacagtgtcagctttagtgagcagaagacaatcatcaaggcattgatgaggccaaggacaaacagagatgactaccacacaatgtccagagagcagcaagtcaacctcatcaggctgcgtactggccacaggctcaatgctcacatgaaccgaaagttcaagctggcgccatcaccaacctgtgcctgcggtcaagaggaccaaacagcggaacacatcttacagcgatgtcccttactagatgaggaacgaaaagaagtgtggccgtcaccaactcccttgcagaccaaactatacggcaatcgacaggagttggaaaaaacgacaacatttatcaccagtgctggactgattgtgtaacctctgcgaacgccaagaagaagaagaagaatgtttgTTGTTATTCGCCATGCAAGAGCCATGCTACTGGTTGCAGGCCGCAGGCAGGGTGAACACGGCGGGGTCAATGTTTGTTGTTATTCACCATGCACGAGCCATGCTACTGGTTGCAGGCCGCAGGCAGGGTGAACACGGCGGGGTCAATGTTTGTTGTTATTCACCATGCACGAGCCATGCTACTGGTTGCAGGCCGCAGGCAGGGTGAACACGGCGGGGTCAATGTTTGTTGTTATTCACCATGCACGAGCCATGCTACTGGTTGCAGGCCGCAGGCAGGGTGAACACGGCGGGGTCAATGTTTGTTGTTATTCACCATGCACGAGCCATGCTACTGGTTGCAGGCCGCAGGCAGGGTGAACACGGCGGGGTCAATGTTTGTTGTTATTCACCATGCACGAGCCATGCTACTGGTTGCAGGCCGCAGGCAGGGTGAACACGGCGGGGTCAATGTTTGTTGTTATTCACCATGCACGAGCCATGCTACTGGTTGCAGGCCGCAGGCAGGGTGAACACGGCGGGGTCAATGTTTGTTGTTATTCGCCATGCACGAGCCATGCTACTGGTTGCAGGCCGCAGGCAGGGTGAACACGGCGGGGTCAATGTTTGTTGTTATTCACCATGCACGAGCCATCCTACTGGTTGCAGGCCGCAGGCAGGGTGAACACGGCGGGGTCAATGTTTGTTGTTATTCGCCATGCACGAGCCATGCTACTGGTTGCAGGCCGCAGGCAGGGTGAACACGGCGGGGTCAATGTTTGTTGTTATTCACCATGCACGAGCCATCCTACTGGTTGCAGGCCGCAGGCAGGGTGAACACGGCGGGGTCAATGTTTGTTGTTATTCACCATGCACGAGCCATGCTACTGGTTGCAGGCAGCAGGCAGGGTGAACACGGCGGGGTCAATGTTTGTTGTTATTCGCCATGCACGAGCCATGCTACTGGTTGTAGGCCGCAGGCAGGGTGAACACGGCGGGGTCAATGTTTGTTGTTATTCACCATGCACGAGCCATCCTACTGGTTGCAGGCCGCAGGCAGGGTGAACACGGCGGGGTCAATGTTTGTTGTTATTCACCATGCACGAGCCATGCTACTGGTTGCAGGCCGCAGGCAGGGTGAACACGGCGGGGTCAATGTTTGTTGTTATTCACCATGCACGAGCCATGCTACTGGTTGCAGGCCGCAGGCAGGGTGAACACGGCGGGGTCAATGTTTGTTGTTATTCGCCATGCACGAGCCATCCTACTGGTTGCAGGCCGCAGGCAGGGTGAACACGGCGGGGTCAATGTTTGTTGTTATTCACCATGCACGAGCCATGCTACTGGTTGCAGGCCGCAGGCAGGGTGAACACGGCGGGGTCAATGTTTGTTGTTATTCACCATGCACGAGCCATGCTACTGGTTGCAGGCCGCAGGCAGGGTGAACACGGCGGGGTCAATGTTTGTTGTTATTCACCATGCACGAGCCATGCTACTGGTTGCAGGCCGCAGGCAGGGTGAACACGGCGGGGTCAATGTTTGTTGTTATTCACCATGCACGAGCCATGCTACTGGTTGCAGGCCGCAGGCAGGGTGAACACGGCGGGGTCAATGTTTGTTGTTATTCACCATGCACGAGCCATGCTACTGGTTGCAGGCCGCAGGCAGGGTGAACACGGCGGGGTCAATGTTTGTTGTTATTCGCCATGCACGAGCCATGCTACTGGTTGCAGGCCGCAGGCAGGGTGAACACGGCGGGGTCAATGTTTGTTGTTATTCGCCATGCACGAGCCATGCTACTGGTTGCAGGCGGCAGGCAGGGTGAACACGGCGGGGTCAATGTTTGTTGTTATTCACCATGCACGAGCCATGCTACTGGTTGCAGGCGGCAGGCAGGGTGAACACGGCGGGGTCAATGTTTGTTGTTATTCACCATGCACGAGCCATGCTACTGGTTGCAGGCCGCAGGCAGGGTGAACACGGCGGGGTCAATGTTTGTTGTTATTCGCCATGCACGAGCCATACTACTGGTTGCAGGCCGCAGGCAGGGTGAACACGGCGGGGTCAATGTTTGTTGTTATTCACCATGCACGAGCCATGCTACTGGTTGCAGGCCGCAGGCAGGGTGAACACGGCGGGGTCAATGTTTGTTGTTATTCGCCATGCACGAGCCATACTACTGGTTGCAGGCCGCAGGCAGGGTGAACACGGCGGGGTCAATGTTTGTTGTTATTCGCCATGCACGAGCCATACTACTGGTTGCAGGCGGCAGGCAGGGTGAACACGGCGGGGTCAATGTTTGTTGTTATTCGCCATGCACGAGCCATGCTACTGGTTGCAGGCCGCAGGCAGGGTGAACACGGCGGGGTCAATGTTTGTTGTTATTCGCAATGCACGAGCCATGCTACTGGTTGCAGGCGGCAGGCAGGGTGAACACGGCGGGGTCAATGTTTGTCGTTATTCACCATGCACGAGCCATGCTACTGGTTGCAGGCCGCAGGCAGGGTGAACACGGCGGGGTCAATGTTTGTTGTTATTCGCCATGCACGAGCCATACTACTGGTTGCAGGCCGCAGGCAGGGTGAACACTGCGGGGTCAATGTTTGTTGTTATTCGCCATGCACGAGCCATGCTACTGGTTGCAGGCCGCAGGCAGGGTGAACACGGCGGGGTCAATGTTTGTTGTTATTTGCCATGCACGAGCCATGCTACTGGTTGCAGGCCGCAGGCAGGGTGAACACTGCGGGGTCAATGTTTGTTGTTATTCGCCATGCACGAGCCATGCTACTGGTTGCAGGCCGCAGGCAGGGTGAACACGGCGGGGTCAATGTTTGTTGTTATTCACCATGCAAGAGCCATGCTACTGGTTGCAGGCCGCAGGCAGGGTGAACACGGCGGGGTCAATGTTTGTTGTTATTCACCATGCACGAGTCATGCTACTGGTTGCAGGCCGCAGGCAGGGTGAACACGGCGGGGTCAATGTTTGTTGTTATTCGCCATGCACGAGCCATGCTACTGGTTGCAGGCCGCAGGCAGGGTGAACACGGCGGGGTCAATGTTTGTTGTTATTCACCATGCACGAGCCATGCTACTGGTTGCAGGCCGCAGGCAGGGTGAACACGGCGGGGTCAATGTTTGTTGTTATTCACCATGCACGAGCCATGCTACTGGTTGCAGGCCGCAGGCAGGGTGAACACGGCGGGGTCAATGTTTGTTGTTATTCGCCATGCACGAGCCATCCTACTGGTTGCAGGCCGCAGGCAGGGTGAACACGGCGGGGTCAATGTTTGTTGTTATTCACCATGCACGAGCCATGCTACTGGTTGCAGGCCGCAGGCAGGGTGAACACGGCGGGGTCAATGTTTGTTGTTATTCACCATGCAAGAGCCATGCTACTGGTTGCAGGCCGCAGGCAGGGTGAACACGGCGGGGTCAATGTTTGTTGTTATTCACCATGCACGAGCCATGCTACTGGTTGCAGGCCGCAGGCAGGGTGAACACGGCGGGGTCAATGTTTGTTGTTATTCACTATGCACGAGCCATGCTACTGGTTGCAGGCCGCAGGCAGGGTGAACACGGCGGGGTCAATGTTTTTTGTTATTCGCCATGCAAGAACCATACTACTGGTTGCAGGCCGCAGGCAGGGTGAACACGGCGGGGTCAATGTTTGTTGTTATTCACCATGCACGAGCCATGCTACTGGTTACAGGCCGCAGGCAGGGTGAACACGGCGGGGTCAATGTTTGTTGTTATTCACCATGCACGAGCCATGCTACTGGTTGCAGGCCGCAGGCAGGGTGAACACGGCGGGGTCAATGTTTGTTGTTATTCACCATGCACGAGCCATGCTACTGGTTGCAGGCCGCAGGCAGGGTGAACACGGCGGGGTCAATGTTTGTTGTTATTCGCCATGCACGAGCCATGCTACTGGTTGCAGGCCGCAGGCAGGGTGAACACGGCGGGCCGGGGTCAATGTTTGTTGTTATTCACCTTGCACGAGCCATGCTACTGGTTGCAGGCCGCAGGCAGGGTGAACACGGCGGGGTCAATGTTTGTTGTTATTCACCATGCACGAGCCATGCTACTGGTTGCAGGCCGCAGGCAGGGTGAACACGGCGGGGTCAATGTTTGTTGTTATTCACCATGCACGAGCCATCCTACTGGTTGCAGGCCGCAGGCAGGGTGAACACGGCGGGGTCAAAGTTTGTTGTTATTCGCCATGCACGAGCCATGCTACTGGTTGCAGGCCGCAGGCAGGGTGAACACGGCGGGGTCAATGTTTGTTGTTATTCGCCATGCAAGAACCATACTACTGGTTGCAGGCCGCAGGCAGGGTGAACACGGCGGGGTCAATGTTGTCGGGGTTGTAGCCACTGAACAAAAACTGTTTGTCCACAGGGCCTGCCATACACAGACAAAAGTATGGTTTACCGACAAGGACACAAGATTAACCTTAGTGTGTGATAATCATAATGATTATATGTGAGGAGGCTGGAGCACATGGAAACAAATACAGATACACTTATTCACAAACGTGGTTCaacgtacacgcacgcacgaacacatgcacatacgcacgcacacatgcacgcacatacgcacaaatGCGTgcacacaggcatacacacacacacacacacacacacacacacacacacacacacacacaagcacgcacgaacacacgcacgcacatacacacacacacaaacacacacgcacacacacatacacaaacacacacacacacaaacagacagacagacacacacacacacgcacacacacacacacacaaacacatacacacacacagacgagcgcgcgcacacacgtccacacatagccccccccccccccccacaaactcCCACAACCGTAACTGTCAAAGCGGTCAAGTGTCCACTCACTGTCCAGAACGCCGGCCACTCCCTCCAACACTGGCACACAGCCCTGCCGGGCAAACACCATGGTCAGTGTGGCGTTGCTCCCCGGTCCGAAGGGGTATCTCCACGCGTCGTAGTCCAGTGCGCCGGGCAGTCCCAGGTGGTTGGACCCTAGGTACTGGGCATCGTCTGCAAGACAAGCCAACACTCAAGTGTTtgtctccacacacacacacacgcatgtacgcacacactctctctctctcacacacacacacacacacacacacacacacattcactcacacacacacatgcacgcacgcacgcatgcacgcacaagcGTACGCACCAatgcacgcgcgcacagacacacacacacacacacacacacacacacacacacacacacacacacacacactcatagtTTTAGCACTCATACCATATCAGGCTGTACCACATCACACTCCACTGTGTGTTCACACTCACTGGGGACACATCACACTACACTGTGTGTTCACACTCACTGGGGACACATCACACTACACTCATCTTCACACTCACTGGGGACACATCACACTACACTGTGTGTTCACACTCACTGGGGACACATCACACTACACTCATCTTCACACTCACTGGGGACACATCACACTACACTGTGTGTTCACACTCACTGGGGACACATCACACTACACTGTGTGTTCACACTCACTGGGGACACATCACACTACACTGTGTGTTCACACTCACTGGGGACACATCACACTACACTGTGTGTTCACACTCACTGGGGACACATCACACTACACTCATCTTCACACTCACTGGGCACGCATCTCTGTGGGTTGGACCAGTTAAGCGTGGAGACGGTGCAGCTCGTCGTGTCGCTCTCTGGAATGTAGTACTGCTTGCCCTGCAATATGCACATCATTATATTAACCTGGTAAAGTACGGGCAATTTGCAGTGGCCATTCTTTTAAACATCCATTAGGAGTTGTGGGGGTTGTGACCGTCCTGACGCGTGTTGTACGTGGTACAGCAGTTCATCTGCTTTCGGCCAAGGACGtttatcggggggggggggggggggggtccctaGCTCCCCTAGACCCACTGTCTGCCAGGGCTGCTGAGCTCGGTCTGCCCACCGATGAGTAGAACACATCGGCCACACACTTCGTTTAGCCCGCCAGCAGAATAGATGTACCGGGGTGCGGCCACTGTTATCCATTGCAGCTTTCTTGGAGTCAGAGGTGAGAGTTGAGTGTTGAGCGAGGACCAGTGGTCGCGTTCATCCCCATAGAGGGAGCTGCTGCCAGCTTTACAAAGGTGCTGCCTCTCCTCAGACACCCCACGCCAGTTCAATTTTTTAACCCCGATGACAAACTTGGCCTAGATCATGTATCGTTCTTTGCAAAACTGATTTATCACTCCAACTTGGCCTGTTGCTTCTAAAACTGCACCCTCGCTGTTTACATTGAAACACTCGGCCTTTGTGCCGAAGGCTGCCATTGGTCAACGGCGCCGCCGAGCTTGCCTGCGTTCGGCACTCCACCAAATTTTAAAGACTGGCGAGTCTGCgcgtctaaaaataaaaataacgtaTCCACAGCCCCCGACCTTCACCCCAGCCTAACAGAGCGGACGGGCTAAACATTTTTACAGAGCCGCTAAAAGAAAAATCCTAGACTGGTCCATCCCCCCACCTCCCTGTGCGTACAGTGGATACGCGTCCCTGTCTCCCAcctcccccactccacccccaccccagaaGGAAGGGGGTCCCTGTCTTGAGACGTCACACCTACCATACCTCAACACTCTCTACCACACCCCAACTACTATTAGGTGTGCGCGCCCGCCAGCACCTCCCGCCGGGGGCGAAGGGCCATTCcccatccccccctttcccttccCTGCTCCACCTGGCGGGACGGTTGCTGTGCACCGCACACCTAATACGACCCTCCACACCATACCCCAACTACTCTCTTGTCTGGTGTGCGCGTTCCGCCGGTACCCACTTGCCGGGAGAGACGggcccccttccccccccccccccaccctcatcCCCCCTCACCCCTTCTGGCGGGTGGGACGCCGAGCACCGCATACCAAGACCCAACCAAATCGTATTTCTACCTTACAAAAACTCACACCTATGACTTCTCCTATCAAACGTTCGTTCCTTAGGTGAACATTTATTTTACTCTCAAAACTATTTTAGATGTATGTAATTACTCGTCAATATACGACAAACCATTTTACACGCAACATTATTTAGAAGTCAGTactatgtgtatatatatatattttttttttttataatttttgttttatacCATATATCTGTGTGAGTGAATGTATTCGGTGTGTCACTGTGGCATAGATAGCTTTCTTAAACTGCAAGTGAAAT belongs to Littorina saxatilis isolate snail1 unplaced genomic scaffold, US_GU_Lsax_2.0 scaffold_178, whole genome shotgun sequence and includes:
- the LOC138956875 gene encoding uncharacterized protein, producing the protein MYATVAFIATVIAVVIGQPPPPACCLANTFTATLSDLQTINGQNVVVMAVTLDFPGQREAAISSVFDTVTRQTTTYGRNVFDFAAGKQYYIPESDTTSCTVSTLNWSNPQRCVPNDAQYLGSNHLGLPGALDYDAWRYPFGPGSNATLTMVFARQGCVPVLEGVAGVLDSPVDKQFLFSGYNPDNIDPAVFTLPAACNQ